One Vitis riparia cultivar Riparia Gloire de Montpellier isolate 1030 chromosome 4, EGFV_Vit.rip_1.0, whole genome shotgun sequence genomic window carries:
- the LOC117912048 gene encoding salicylate carboxymethyltransferase-like isoform X1, which produces MEVVQVLCMKGGNGDTSYAKNSLVQKKVISLTKPIIEDAITNLYCNKFLTSLCIADLGCSSGPNTLFAVLEVVTTVDRVGKKMGRQLPEIQVFLNDLPGNDFNTIFKSLPGFQKDLEKRMGAGAESCFINGVPGSFYCRLFPSKSLHFIHSSYSLQWLSQVPQGLESNKGNIYMASSSPPCVLKVYYEQFRTDFSMFLRCRSEELLEGGSMVLTFLGRRSEDPSSKECCYIWELLAVALNDMVAEGLIEEEKMDSFNIPQYTPSPAEVKCEVEKEGSFTISRLEVSEVNWNAYHGEFCPSDAHKDGGYNVAKLMRAVAEPLLVSHFGDGIIEEVFSRYQKIVADRMSREKTEFVNVTVFMTKRG; this is translated from the exons ATGGAAGTAGTTCAAGTGCTTTGCATGAAGGGAGGAAATGGGGATACCAGTTACGCAAAAAACTCATTAGTTCAG AAAAAAGTAATATCCTTGACAAAGCCCATAATCGAGGATGCCATAACAAATCTTTACTGCAACAAATTTCTGACCAGCCTATGCATCGCAGACTTGGGATGTTCTTCTGGACCCAACACTTTGTTTGCGGTCTTGGAAGTTGTCACTACAGTGGACAGGGTGGGCAAGAAAATGGGGCGTCAATTGCCCGAAATTCAAGTGTTTTTGAATGATCTGCCGGGGAATGATTTCAACACCATTTTCAAATCCTTGCCCGGGTTCCAAAAGGATCTTGAGAAAAGAATGGGAGCAGGAGCTGAATCATGTTTCATAAACGGAGTTCCAGGTTCTTTCTACTGCAGGCTGTTCCCCAGCAAAAGTCTTCATTTTATCCATTCTTCTTACAGTCTCCAATGGTTGTCTCAG GTTCCTCAAGGGCTGGAGAGTAACAAAGGGAACATTTATATGGCAAGTTCGAGCCCACCATGCGTGCTTAAAGTATACTATGAGCAATTCCGAACCGATTTCTCCATGTTCCTCAGGTGTCGGTCGGAGGAACTTCTAGAAGGAGGGAGTAtggttttaacatttttagGAAGAAGAAGTGAAGATCCCTCTAGCAAAGAATGTTGCTACATTTGGGAGCTCTTAGCTGTGGCTCTCAACGATATGGTGGCAGAG GGGCTCATAGAGGAGGAAAAAATGGATTCCTTCAATATTCCTCAATATACACCATCCCCAGCTGAAGTAAAATGTGAGGTTGAAAAGGAAGGATCCTTTACCATAAGTAGGCTGGAGGTTTCTGAAGTTAACTGGAACGCGTATCACGGTGAATTCTGCCCATCAGATGCTCATAAAGATGGTGGGTACAATGTGGCTAAGTTGATGAGAGCAGTGGCGGAGCCATTGCTTGTAAGCCATTTCGGTGATGGAATAATAGAGGAAGTGTTCAGCAGGTACCAAAAGATTGTGGCTGATCGCATGTCCAGAGAGAAGACTGAGTTCGTAAATGTCACTGTCTTCATGACTAAGCGTGGATAA
- the LOC117912049 gene encoding salicylate carboxymethyltransferase-like isoform X1 — protein MEVAQVLCMKGGNGDTSYAQNSLLQKKVISLTKPIIEEAITNLYCNKFPTSLCIADLGCSSGPNTLFAVLEVVTTVDRVGKKTGRQLPEIQVFLNDLPGNDFNTIFKSLPGFQKDLEKRMGAGAESCFINGVPGSFYGRLFPSKSLHFIHSSYSLHWLSQVPQGLESNKGNIYMASSSPPCVLKAYYEQFQSDFSLFLRCRSAELQEGGSMVLTFLGRRSEDPSSKECCYIWELLAVALNDMVAEGLIDEEKMDSFNLPHYTPSPTEVKCEVGKEGSFTINRLEVSQVNWNAYHGEFCPSDAHKDGGYNVAKLVRAVAEPLLVSHFGDGIIEEVFSRYQKIVADRMSRETTEFVNVTVSMTKRG, from the exons ATGGAAGTAGCTCAAGTTCTTTGCATGAAGGGAGGAAATGGGGATACCAGTTACGCACAAAACTCACTACTTCAG AAAAAAGTAATATCCTTGACAAAGCCCATAATCGAGGAAGCCATAACAAATCTTTACTGCAACAAATTTCCGACCAGCCTATGCATCGCAGACTTGGGATGTTCTTCTGGACCCAACACTTTGTTTGCGGTCTTGGAAGTTGTCACTACAGTGGACAGGGTGGGCAAGAAAACGGGGCGTCAATTGCCCGAAATTCAAGTGTTTTTGAATGATCTGCCGGGGAATGATTTCAACACCATTTTCAAATCCTTGCCCGGGTTCCAAAAGGATCTTGAGAAAAGAATGGGAGCAGGAGCTGAATCATGTTTCATAAACGGAGTTCCAGGTTCTTTCTACGGCAGGCTGTTCCCCAGCAAAAGTCTTCATTTTATCCATTCTTCTTACAGTCTCCACTGGCTGTCTCAG GTTCCTCAAGGGCTGGAGAGTAACAAAGGGAACATTTACATGGCAAGTTCGAGCCCACCATGCGTGCTTAAAGCATACTACGAGCAATTCCAAAGCGATTTCTCCTTGTTCCTCAGATGTCGTTCGGCTGAACTACAAGAAGGAGGGAGTAtggttttaacatttttagGAAGAAGAAGCGAAGATCCCTCTAGCAAAGAATGTTGCTACATTTGGGAGCTCTTAGCTGTGGCTCTCAACGATATGGTTGCAGAG GGGCTCATAGACGAGGAGAAAATGGATTCCTTCAATCTTCCTCATTATACACCATCCCCAACTGAAGTCAAATGTGAAGTTGGAAAGGAAGGATCATTTACCATAAATAGGCTGGAGGTTTCTCAAGTGAACTGGAACGCGTATCACGGTGAATTCTGCCCATCAGATGCTCATAAAGATGGTGGGTACAATGTGGCCAAGCTGGTCAGAGCAGTGGCGGAGCCTTTGCTTGTAAGCCACTTCGGTGATGGAATAATAGAGGAAGTGTTCAGCCGATACCAAAAGATTGTTGCTGATCGCATGTCCAGAGAGACGACTGAGTTCGTAAATGTCACTGTTTCTATGACTAAGCGTGGATGA
- the LOC117912049 gene encoding salicylate carboxymethyltransferase-like isoform X2 — translation MVQKKVISLTKPIIEEAITNLYCNKFPTSLCIADLGCSSGPNTLFAVLEVVTTVDRVGKKTGRQLPEIQVFLNDLPGNDFNTIFKSLPGFQKDLEKRMGAGAESCFINGVPGSFYGRLFPSKSLHFIHSSYSLHWLSQVPQGLESNKGNIYMASSSPPCVLKAYYEQFQSDFSLFLRCRSAELQEGGSMVLTFLGRRSEDPSSKECCYIWELLAVALNDMVAEGLIDEEKMDSFNLPHYTPSPTEVKCEVGKEGSFTINRLEVSQVNWNAYHGEFCPSDAHKDGGYNVAKLVRAVAEPLLVSHFGDGIIEEVFSRYQKIVADRMSRETTEFVNVTVSMTKRG, via the exons ATGGTGCAGAAAAAAGTAATATCCTTGACAAAGCCCATAATCGAGGAAGCCATAACAAATCTTTACTGCAACAAATTTCCGACCAGCCTATGCATCGCAGACTTGGGATGTTCTTCTGGACCCAACACTTTGTTTGCGGTCTTGGAAGTTGTCACTACAGTGGACAGGGTGGGCAAGAAAACGGGGCGTCAATTGCCCGAAATTCAAGTGTTTTTGAATGATCTGCCGGGGAATGATTTCAACACCATTTTCAAATCCTTGCCCGGGTTCCAAAAGGATCTTGAGAAAAGAATGGGAGCAGGAGCTGAATCATGTTTCATAAACGGAGTTCCAGGTTCTTTCTACGGCAGGCTGTTCCCCAGCAAAAGTCTTCATTTTATCCATTCTTCTTACAGTCTCCACTGGCTGTCTCAG GTTCCTCAAGGGCTGGAGAGTAACAAAGGGAACATTTACATGGCAAGTTCGAGCCCACCATGCGTGCTTAAAGCATACTACGAGCAATTCCAAAGCGATTTCTCCTTGTTCCTCAGATGTCGTTCGGCTGAACTACAAGAAGGAGGGAGTAtggttttaacatttttagGAAGAAGAAGCGAAGATCCCTCTAGCAAAGAATGTTGCTACATTTGGGAGCTCTTAGCTGTGGCTCTCAACGATATGGTTGCAGAG GGGCTCATAGACGAGGAGAAAATGGATTCCTTCAATCTTCCTCATTATACACCATCCCCAACTGAAGTCAAATGTGAAGTTGGAAAGGAAGGATCATTTACCATAAATAGGCTGGAGGTTTCTCAAGTGAACTGGAACGCGTATCACGGTGAATTCTGCCCATCAGATGCTCATAAAGATGGTGGGTACAATGTGGCCAAGCTGGTCAGAGCAGTGGCGGAGCCTTTGCTTGTAAGCCACTTCGGTGATGGAATAATAGAGGAAGTGTTCAGCCGATACCAAAAGATTGTTGCTGATCGCATGTCCAGAGAGACGACTGAGTTCGTAAATGTCACTGTTTCTATGACTAAGCGTGGATGA
- the LOC117912048 gene encoding salicylate carboxymethyltransferase-like isoform X2: MVQKKVISLTKPIIEDAITNLYCNKFLTSLCIADLGCSSGPNTLFAVLEVVTTVDRVGKKMGRQLPEIQVFLNDLPGNDFNTIFKSLPGFQKDLEKRMGAGAESCFINGVPGSFYCRLFPSKSLHFIHSSYSLQWLSQVPQGLESNKGNIYMASSSPPCVLKVYYEQFRTDFSMFLRCRSEELLEGGSMVLTFLGRRSEDPSSKECCYIWELLAVALNDMVAEGLIEEEKMDSFNIPQYTPSPAEVKCEVEKEGSFTISRLEVSEVNWNAYHGEFCPSDAHKDGGYNVAKLMRAVAEPLLVSHFGDGIIEEVFSRYQKIVADRMSREKTEFVNVTVFMTKRG, encoded by the exons ATGGTGCAGAAAAAAGTAATATCCTTGACAAAGCCCATAATCGAGGATGCCATAACAAATCTTTACTGCAACAAATTTCTGACCAGCCTATGCATCGCAGACTTGGGATGTTCTTCTGGACCCAACACTTTGTTTGCGGTCTTGGAAGTTGTCACTACAGTGGACAGGGTGGGCAAGAAAATGGGGCGTCAATTGCCCGAAATTCAAGTGTTTTTGAATGATCTGCCGGGGAATGATTTCAACACCATTTTCAAATCCTTGCCCGGGTTCCAAAAGGATCTTGAGAAAAGAATGGGAGCAGGAGCTGAATCATGTTTCATAAACGGAGTTCCAGGTTCTTTCTACTGCAGGCTGTTCCCCAGCAAAAGTCTTCATTTTATCCATTCTTCTTACAGTCTCCAATGGTTGTCTCAG GTTCCTCAAGGGCTGGAGAGTAACAAAGGGAACATTTATATGGCAAGTTCGAGCCCACCATGCGTGCTTAAAGTATACTATGAGCAATTCCGAACCGATTTCTCCATGTTCCTCAGGTGTCGGTCGGAGGAACTTCTAGAAGGAGGGAGTAtggttttaacatttttagGAAGAAGAAGTGAAGATCCCTCTAGCAAAGAATGTTGCTACATTTGGGAGCTCTTAGCTGTGGCTCTCAACGATATGGTGGCAGAG GGGCTCATAGAGGAGGAAAAAATGGATTCCTTCAATATTCCTCAATATACACCATCCCCAGCTGAAGTAAAATGTGAGGTTGAAAAGGAAGGATCCTTTACCATAAGTAGGCTGGAGGTTTCTGAAGTTAACTGGAACGCGTATCACGGTGAATTCTGCCCATCAGATGCTCATAAAGATGGTGGGTACAATGTGGCTAAGTTGATGAGAGCAGTGGCGGAGCCATTGCTTGTAAGCCATTTCGGTGATGGAATAATAGAGGAAGTGTTCAGCAGGTACCAAAAGATTGTGGCTGATCGCATGTCCAGAGAGAAGACTGAGTTCGTAAATGTCACTGTCTTCATGACTAAGCGTGGATAA